In Candidatus Delongbacteria bacterium, the genomic window CAATTTTAAGATATTTTGCAGCTTTATCTTTAATTCCTGCGTTAAAATAGTGATGCCCCATCCAGTTAGGATGTGTAATATTACTGATCTCTTTCGTTTTCTCCAGAAGTTTTGCTACATTGGCGTGTAGTTGTAACTTTTTATCTATTGGAATCATTTCATAGAGAACATCACTAATAATCGGATGACAGAAAACGTAAAAGTTTTTGTTGTTGAAGTATCTTTTTATATAATTGTAATTTGCAACTTCCTTGAAATCGTCGAAAGAGTATTCAGGATAATATTCTTTTATTAACTCCATGTCAAATTTTACACCAGTAATTGCAGCGGCTTGTAATATTGCAAGTAAATTAGGTTCTATTTTTAATAGATTATGTTTAACGACCTCTTTTATGTCCTCAGGTACATCTTTTTTCCTGTATATTCTGGTTTTTTCTAACTCTGTTTCTTTTTCTCTGATAAGGTTATTTTCATAAACAAACCTAAAATATTGTTCCAGATAAAAAGGGTTCCCTTCAGCACGTTTTAATATAACTTTTTCAATTTCTGAAGGAATTTTCTTCCCAGAAATAATCTCCTTTAAAAGAAGTTTCATAGTATCTTTCTTCAGAGGAGCAAGATCTATTGTAACAGGCTTTAACAGTTTATTAAAGTCAAGATTAGAGTTTAAATGGTGAGTAACCATAAAGGATATTCTATGAATATCTCCTTTTTTATTTCTTCTATTTCCTTTTTCTACAAGATGAGAAATTGAATATTGAATTACATACTGAAGAAGTTCTTTTTCTTCGTGTTTCAAATTGTCAATATCATCAAAAATAAAAACAACACCCTTCTTTTCATCCTGAAAATAGTAGTAGCACATAATCATAAAAAGGCTAAGAGCTTCTTTAAGATTTTCTAAGCGCAGTTTAGGTGTTAGCTCTTGATATGGAGAACCCTCAATTTCAATATTGTAAAGAATTTTATATAAAATAAAAAGTTTTTCAAGAAAGATTGATTTTTCAAACTCTTCTGGACAATTTTTTGCTAAATCGTAAAAATATTTATCAAGTTTTGTTTTAATAGCCATTCTGTCATCAAAGAAGGTAATATCAGAATACTCCTCAATTATAAATTTAAAAAGGTCTATTATGTTGTCCCTATTTTCAACTTTTGCCTGAATAACAGCAAAGTTTTCATTTTCCATTCTTTTGACAATCTCTTCTACGAGTCTGGTTTTCCCACTTCCGTATTCGCCAACTACTGTAACAATCTTGCCACCTTCACGAAACATTTTATTAAGGGTGATAATTTCGTTATTTCTACCAATTACCTTATGATTGTGCAATCCTTTTAGAATAATTTTCTTAGGAGAATCTTCAGAGATCTCAGTATTGGATTTTTGTCGACTTTTTTTCTCTTTTGTAATTGATTCATGCTTTATACAATCACAATTATTTGGATCGTAATCAATTTCAGTAATACAGGAATCTCCTAAATGTTCTAGAGTAGATTCAACTTTCATCATCAGAGGAGAGATGACTATATAATTACTTCTTTCGATATTGCCCAAAATAGAACCAAAGAGCTTGTCTTTGAAATGTATAATACGATATTTAAAATCTTTGAATGTGTCTACTATTTTTACAATTTCCTCGATACAAACTTCTCTGTTAGTGGCATCATTTTCGAAATCATCAGGCATTGAGAATGTGAATACAATTCTTAAACCATATCTCGATAGACCAACTTTATTTATCGATCCGTCATAATTACTTATAAGCTTAGATATTTTTTTAAATAGTTTATTAATACCAAAATAAAATTCATCTAAATAAATTTTTTGCTCACTTTCATCCTGAATTTTTGGATATTCAGTAAGAAATTCATCTGCTTTAGTATGAACTCCACTTAGTTCAAGGTGAATCACATAGCCTATTTTATAATCAGTAAATTCAAATTCAGGGTCTTTTTTTAATTTTTTAAACAAAATAGAAGGTATAAAGGCCTTCATGATTGATGTTTTCAAATTTAAATAATCATCCAAAGGTAGGTGGTGTACATCAGGTATCTCATTTAATTCCTTAAGATAAAGAATACCACCCTTTTTACTAACAGAAATATATTTTTTGAATTCATCAAAATCATTTTGATTAATTACTACACCTCCATTTTTTGCAGCAAAGGATTGATTGACTGCAACTCTGGAGTTTGGACCAAGTAGAACTCTATCTTTTCTTTTCTCAGAACCAATTATAAGGTCAATGAAGTCACCATACTTTAAACCAGCCGAAAATGAATAATCTAAATTTTTATTGTACTCTTTTTCAAGTTCCTGGAAAAATTCAGAATATTTTTTTTCAAGAGTGGCTGCACAGCAACATGCATGCAGATATACTTCCCAGTCCTCCTCTTTTTCCATAAGCTTTTTATCAAAAAAGATGCTCATAAAATCTGAATCGAATTTAAAAAGAACTCCACCATGATCGTATATAGTTTTGACAAAAATATCAATTACGCGACTAAAAATATCCTTAAAAACAGTTGTAAAATCATTACTTTCTTTTAATTGTGAAAAAAGATTGTAAAAACCTTTAAATCTGGTATAAACTACGCATCCTCTTTCAATATATAAATAATCGCTCCGTAAAAGTTTGTTTGAAGTATTGTTGGGCAAAAATTTTTTTAAACTATCAAGTAGAGTAACTGTTCCCATAAAAAAACTCCCGTAATGACAAGATAATTAATAATCTCTGTTAAGCAAATATCCTGTAAATTCCCTCAACTCATCAGTGTTGTATTTTAAAGATAGTTTGTCTAATATTTCATAAGCTTTGTCGATCCAATTTCTGATTTCTGTTTCAGCTTCTTTAATAACCCCATTTCTTAGATACAACTCTTTAACTTCAAGAATTGATTTTAAGTCTGAAACTTTATTTTCCATAATGTTAAGATATCTTAATTTGTCAACCTCGTTAAAAATTTCAAGAGCTTTGATGTATAAATATGTTTTTTTCCCCTCGGAAACATCTGAGCCATAATTTTTGCCAATTTTTTCTTCAGTGGACATAATATCCAAACAATCGTCTTGAATCTGAAATGCCATACCAAGGGCTTTACCATATTCACTACATAATTCAATTGTATTCTCATCTCCTCCAGCACAAACAGCTCCAATTTTTGATGAGACTTCGATAAGAGCAGCAGTTTTTTTATAGATCATGAGAAGATATTCATCCATTGTTACATCGGATCTTGTTTCGAATTCTTTATCATAACCTTGTCCTTCACAAACTTCGATCACACCTCTTGTAAAAATCTTAAACAAATTCACTGGGGAATTGCATTTTTCTCTTAAAAGAGCTTCATAGGCTATTCCAATAATGCCATCACCAGCCAGAACTCCAGTTGCTATATCCCATTTTGCATGCACAGTTTCATGACCTCTTCTAAGGTCATCGTTATCCATTATATCATCATGAACGAGTGTAAAATTGTGAAAAAGCTCGACAGCCAGAGAAGAATATCTGTTTTTATTACATGTCCCATTTATCATTCTTCCAACCATTCTGACTAGAATTGGTCTCAATCTTTTACCTCCAATACCAACTGCATGTCTTATTGGATCGTACAGAATAGAGGGTTTTAATTCAGAACATAATTCCATTAGTTCTAAGTCTACTTTTTCTCTTTCCTTTTTTAGTTTGTCTATTATGTCCATACTAGCTCACTTTCAGGTTTCTTTTTGTAACCAATTGTTGAAAATACCTAAAAATCGTACCTATAGTATAGTATAAAATTAGTCCAGACGCAAAATTATTAAAGAAAATCAGTAGCATTAGTGGCATCATATAGATCATCATTTTTTGATTTTGGTCTGTAATTGTATCTTTGGTTTGAAGATAAGTAAAAACAGCCATAATTATTGGTAGTAAACCAATGTGTCCACCGTACAATGGAATATTGAAAGGAAGGGTTATGAATACTTCTGGCAATGATAAATCATCTATCCAGAGCATAAAACCTTTACTTCTGAATTCTATCGTAGATCTGAAAACTATGAAGAATCCATATAAGATTGGCATAGGAATTAAACTTGGAAGACATGTACCAAAAGGATTAACTTTATGTTTTTTATACAGAGCCATAGTTTCTTGTTGTTGCCTTTGAAGATCACCAGGGAATTTTTCTTTAACTTCTTTAAGATATGGCTGGATCTTTTTCATAGCTAATGTTGATTTAAATGCTTTGATATTGAATGGTAAAATCAATGCGTTTATTACAAGAGAAAATAAAATTATTACTACACCGTAGTTAGGTATCAAAGGATAGAATAATTTTAAAGCATTTAGAATAACCCAAGAAAAAGGTCTAACAATATCCCAGCCCCAGTTAAGAGTAGATTCAAAATCTTTATCATATTTTTTAAATTCATAATAATCCATAGGTCCAATATAAACCTTGAATTTATCAATCTTTTTCATTCCCAATTCAAAACCAATATCTGATCTCTTGATTGCGTGATAATCAACTTTACCAATAGATGGTATTGTTTTAAAATTATTAAAAATAGGTTTATCAGCAAAAATTATAGTTTCAAAGTATTTAGTTCTGGTTGCACCCCAGTCTATAGTTTTACTTTCTGTTATTTCTTCTTCTCTACTGTATTCAGTCAGATTCCCACTTGCATCATAGGTGTATGAGGAGATGAAGTAATCTTCGCTATTAAGATTTTCACCTGAAACTTCTGTAAAATTCATTCCTTCAGGCCACGAAATTTTAATGCCGTTTTCAGCAATTCTATTACTTAGATTAGGTAATGAGATATCATAATCGAAATGATAGCGATTTCCATAAAATGTAAGATTTTTTTCAAGTATAATATTCCCGTCGTTATCTCTAGAAGTGAAGTTAATACTTTTTGATTCTTCACCTGAAATATGAATATCTTTTAGGTTTGATGAGAAGTTGAGATTTTTTAATATAGTACCATCAGTAAGCTTTATTTCCGAAAGGAGATTTTTTGTACCTTCAACTAAGAGATTAATATTATTGTTTACATCTTCTCTGCTTTTATAATTCTTCAGTTCCCAACTTAAAACAGCAGCTCCTCTTGTTGAAAATTTAGCTATAAAAAGATCGGTTTCTACAAAAACAGTGTCCTCTTCAAACAAAACATTATCTTCTGTTGCTATTACTTGATCCACAGGAGTCGTAATTTGCTGATTTTCAACATTTGGTGTTGTTTTTTCTACAACAACTTCGTGCTGCTTCTCGAAGTTTTCATTATTTGAATTCATCAATGAAGAAACTATGATTACTATTGCAATCAAAATCATTGCTGTTATTGTGTTTTTATCCATCTTTTTTATCCATTATTTTAAAATTCAATTTATCCCCCCAATATTTTGGAGGGTCATAAAAACCCTTATTAAAAGGATTACAACGCAGTATTCTCCATGTCGAAAGAACTAATCCCTTTATGCTGCCATACTCTTCAAGAGATTGGATCGCATAAGTTGAGCAACTTGGTGAAAAAGGACATTTTCCCGGACTCATAGGGCTAATTGCCTTCTGATAAAATCTTACAAGTAAAATCAGTAAATTTTTTATCGGAGAGAATTTGATTGTATTCTTTTTTAAGTTCTTCAAATACTACTTCTTTGTAAGGTTTACCTACGCTTATAATGATGTGACAACCCCGAGGAAAAGATTTCTTTGTGGTTCTAAACAACTCACGAAGCCATCTTTTCATGAGATTTCTTATCCAGGCTTTCTTCCCGAGTTTCTTACTAACTAAGAAAGCAACTTTAAAGTTGCTTTCCTCGTAAACCCTATATAAAATTATCCTTGTACTATTACATTTGAATTTTCTACCAGACTTCAGAGCTTCAGAAATCTCATTCCTTGTTTTTAGTACAATCGACCTTGGAAGTTTACAGTTTTCATATAGATAAGTGTCAGAAAGTCTTTCCAAGATCAGCCTTTAATTACTTCTTTCTAGAAGTAAATTCAGAAGATACGGTTAATCTTTTTCTTCCTTCTTTTCTTCTTCTGGAAAGCACTTTTCTACCGTTTTTAGTAGACATTCTTTCTCTGAAACCATGTGTATTTTTTCTTTTTCTGTTAGAAGGTTGATATGTCCTCTTCATCTCATAACTCCGTAGTTACTTTAGCTTTAGTTCAGTTTCACAACGAATAGCGAATATAATATAAGTCATTAAAATTTGCAATTTTTTTGTTTAGGAACTTCAAATTTGATTAACTTAATATTTTAATTTCATTAAAAGTAGTCTAACTGATTTAATTAATTGTTTTAATTTGTTCTGATAAGATCCAGCCAATTTTTTCATCATCAAAACTGATTTCTGTAAAATCACCGCTTATCCTTCTTGTTTTGACCTTTGTTCCTCTGTGAAGATTGAAAAGTTCCTTGCTATTGGTTCCATTGTCAGGAGAGGAATATGCCGTAATATAATCAACAGCAACAATAGCTTCCTGGCGATTGACATATTGAGCAGTTTTAAAAATTGAATATGTCATGCCAGTTGCAATGAAGAAAAATACAAGAGACAAAATGAGTATAATTTTTGAAAATGTTTTTTTCATAAAAAAGGAGAGAGAAAACAGGATGGAAAATACAACAATTGAGTATATAGCAAAATTTCTTTTATCGTAAATATTGCTTGAAAGAAGAAAATTGTTGATTTTCTCTATAATCTCAAAAGATACTTCATCATCAGTTTTATCAGCTAGATTCAGTTTGGCTATATTAAGATTAACGTTCAGATCATTATCGTTGTAAAGAAAATTTTTAGCTTTTTCATAATACAAAATAGCATCATCAAATTTTCCAATTCTGTAATATGAATTACCTAAATTGTAATAAATCTCACCATTTTCATATCCATCATTCAATAGAGATTCAAACTTAATAATAGCTTCATCATATTTTTCGGCTTCATACAATTTGATGCCTTCATTAAAATTGGCTGGTTCGGCGGAAAACAGAAATGAACAAAAGATTGTGATAAGAATAAATATTTGTTTCATCTAGATCACCTTATCAAGTTTTATAAATACTTTTTTAATTTTTTGATGCAAGTCGGGGTTTTTATTTTCGGTAAAAATTTTATTGAAAGAACAGGTATTAATTATATCCTTTATGGATAAGAGATCCTCCTCTGAAACATCCATTTGAATCATTTGAGAATAGACCTCATCTAAAACAATTGAACCCACTCCGGTATTTAGCTTATCAGCTAGGAAGGTATAAATAGAGTTCTCCAAATATGAATAGTAGTTTTTATATTCTTTTTTATGGAGTTCTTTCTCAGCTTTTTTCAATAATCTGCTAGCATTTTTTAATGCTGATTGGCTTCTTATCTTAGCATAGTCCTTCACAATGATTTTTTTAGAAACAAAAAAGGATATTAAAGGAAGTAATAATGTTAAAAAAGATAGATAAAAGGTTCTAAAATTATTTTTATCATCTAGTTTATAAAATTTATCTGCATTGCTTTTTAAATATCTTATATCTTGACCAATAAATTTTACTTCATTTCTGGATAAATTGTCAGGAATAATGGTTTTTATGGCTTTACCGGATCCTGTAACAATTATATTTTTTTGAGGGAATTCAAGTTGTTCATATCTTTCTTTACTAGTATTGAAATAACTAATACCACCTCCTTTGATTGTAAAACTGCCAGGATTTCTTGGCACGGCAATGTATTCGAATATCACCTTGTTTTCACTCTCTTTTCGAACAGGATCATAGACTTCAAAATCAGAAGGGAATTCAACATTAAGAGATTTTATATCTCTGAAATTACCTTTACCTGAAATGGTTATTTTAAAATTTAATGCATCGTCTACTGCCAGACTGTCTTTGTCAAAATTTGAATTAATCTTAAAGTCTCCTGCCACTCCTGAAAATGAGTTTGGTTTGTTTTCCATTGGGAAGTCTTTGACTTTAAGTTTAATGCTCTCTGACACAAGGTTTTTCTTACTGTATTGTTTGAAACCAGAGAAAATGTCGTCACCAAAAGGATCATCAAAGATAGATCCTCTTCTTTTTCTACTTTTGGTTTTATCTTCATAGGGAACAGTTATTGTCATCTGATCCAACTCATATTCTCCGGAAGCCGTAGGTGTTAAATTGTAACTGGTTAAAATTACGCTATTGTATTTAACCCCTCTATAAACAATCTGTTCTACGCTTCTTGAGTCTGGAAGTCGATTTTCATTTTTGAGGAAATTCACATATTTAGGTTTCTCTACAATATCGGGCATTTTAATGTTTAGATCTGGGGTAAAATAGAGATAGTAATCAACTCTTATATTTTCTCCAGGGAATATGCTATTCTTTGAAGTCACAGTTCTAATGAACATTTGATTTATAGTTTTATCCTGAGGGACATTATCACCTTGCTTATAAACATTTATTGAAACAGTGTTTGACTTAAATTCCATGCCATTTGATTTAGCAACAACCGGTCCCACACTAAAATTTCCAATTTTATTTGCAAGAAAATTATAGGTAAGAACTATAGATTTAGTCGATACAGCTTTTCCATTAACAACTGAAGTTGAGCTCTGGGTAGACTGATAAGGTTGTCCAAGTAGTTTAAAATTATCAAAACCATCTTGGGTGATAATACTTATTTCATCATCAAAATTATCGAAGGATACAGTAAGTTCAAAGGAATCATTGACAAAAATTGATTTGGCTGAGGTCTTGATATTTATTGAAGAATTGTCACAAAAAAGTGTCATTGAAAATAAGATTATGGATATTATAGCTAATTTCATCTTTCATACCTATTTTTTTACTTCTACGAAAGAACACGTAGTTTGGTTCCAATCAAATTTAAAAAAAATAAATCAAAATTCAACTATTTAACTCAGATGGATTAAATTTTTTTAAACTGATAGTAATATTTAAATACAAATGAAAGTAAGTGATGCAGATTACGATCATATATATCAGGACAATACGCAATAAACTGATAGAACTTATTATTTGTTGACTAAAAATGTTATCAAAAGGTACTGAGAAAATAATAACTATGGAGATTGATAATGAGAGTATGATTGAAACAATAAAGCCAAATTTTAAATTATTGATCAACATTTTGAAAATATCAGCATTGCTAAATCCGAGAGCTTTCAATACGATTATGCTCTTTCTATTTCTCTCAATGAAGTACAGTATACCTCTGTTATGGTAGAGTAGTATAATCAAGAAGAGAAAAAAGGATGGAATTTGAAAAAGTAATTGGATTTTGCCTCTGTTGTTTTTTATAATTTTTATAAGAGAGTCATTCGACCCATTAATCTTGTAACCATTTTTATCAATAACTTCACTCCATTTGGCGAATTGATTTTCAGAATTAGGTGAAAGCACAATCTTTGTTAGAACTAGTTTTGCGTTTATCGAAGCTGAGATTTTTTTTAGTGCTTGGTAATTCATTGTGATGCCAAGTAATTCAACATCATTTCTCAATTCTTTGATTTTAACATCAACTTTTTTCATCTCTGATTTTTGTTTAAAACTATTGCTTCCAAGTATTAGCTTTAAATTTAAATCTTTGATCAATTTGTCATTGAGTTTTGGGAGATCACCAGAACTCGAAAATCCTAAATTATAGAAATCCAGAATGTTTGATGAGCAATAGATCTCTTTGGGATTATCATTTCCTATATTCATACCAAAAACTGCCAAATCGGTGCCATAAGTGATTCCCGCAAATTGGCCACTTAAATGAGCAGGACTTTTTAATACATAAACGGGCTGAATACACGAATCACAATCGATAAGATTCTTAATCTTATCGAGATCCTTTTCACTCAGAGAGCCTTTACCAAGGAAAGAAGGTTTATCTATTTTTAGAATAGATATGTCAAAACTATCGGGTATAATCTCAATTTTATTGGAAAGATTTCCCGTGTACTTTTCAACTGCAAAGAAAAATGAATCTAAAAGTATCGACACTAAAGTTCCAATTGTGAATAGAACGGTGAATAGAATTATAAAATCAAGATGACCAATTTTGAAAATTCTTAGTTTGTACATAATTACTGTATGTTTTTAGCTATTGAACAGCTATTAATTATTGTCATAAGGTATCTATAAAAATCCAGCATAGAGTCACAAGTAAATTTGACAAGCCGATCATCTTTATCGGACAATGTCAAACCCGGTATTATGGAGGCTATATAGCCTCTCAGTGAATCCGTCATTGTAATTTCAGCATTGATTGGATAATCAAAAGTGATTATTCTTTCATTTAAAGAATATAAGAGTTCTTCAGCCTTCAAAGAAAGTTCCTTTAGAATTGTCTTTCTATCTTTCATGACACCAGAAAATCGACTGATTGCATCTTTTGATATCAATGAAGGGACTTCTGGATACAGTGAATTAAAAAACTCCACTGTTTTGTCGTCACCATAAACAAAGCTTAATGGGACCCCAAATTCTCCTGCCAAAGCTGCATTAATCAAACCTTCATCTACTATTTTTCCATTTATTCTAATTTCGAAAATAGATGATGATGAATAGGTATGATCCATCATGCCTCCTTTACCGGCAGCAGTATGGTAACCAAAAAGAACAAGATCAGAAAAAGAGTCATCTAATTCCTGAATCATGTAATACATCCTTGGAAAGCCCCTAATCAGCTTTACATTTTCAGGAAGATCCTCCCATATAATGTTGTTTCCAATAGAGTGTGAGTCTGCAACATATATCTCTGTATTTGGTTCAAGAGCAATGATTCTGTTTATAAAACATGATAATTGTTCGGTGGCAATTTTGTTGTAACGCTCATTCGCAACAGTCTCACTCCAAAAAGAGATACCTGCTATGCCCTCAAAATCAAATGAAATAAATATTTTTTTCATACTTACTCCTTTTGTAGATTATTAGTCCAATACTCCAGCTTCATTAACTCTGGCGACAAGACTATCAATTTGAATCGGTACGACGCTTACATCTTCAACTACAACGGAAGCAGCATAGTTTGCCAGACTACATGATTCTTGAAAATTAGCTCCAGCAGCTAAAAAGATTGTCAAGGTAGCAATTACAGTGTCTCCAGCTCCAGATACATTTGCAATAGAGGCAGATTTAGCTGGGATTATTAGCATTTTAGAATTTTTTTCGAAGAGTGCCATTCCTCTTTCGGATAGAGTAATCACTAAATGGTCAAGGTTTAATAAATTAATTAACTCGTTTCCAGCAATTTCAAGATCATTATCACCCGACAGAGTTCTATTAAGAATACCCTCTGCTTCTTTCAGATTAGGTTTAAATAGAGTAACACCGCTATAGGCATTTATATTGGAAAATTTTGGATCTACAGTAACAATAATATTTTGTTCTTTGCATATTTTAACTATTGATTTAATGAGGTTTTCGGTTAATAGACCTTTATTATAATCTTCAATTATCAGAGCATCAATATTGTGTAACTGAGATCTAAATTTTGAAATTATCTCATTTTCCAGATCTGTATCAATAGGTGTTCTGTTTTCTCGATCATACCTTACCACATGTTGACCAGCCGCAACAATTCTCGTTTTTGTTGTCGTTTTTCTAGAGTCTGATCTGACAATACCACTGCAATCTATACCATTTTTTAGAAATTCTTTAAGAAGGTCATCGCCACTTTTATCACATCCGATAACCCCAAACATTGTTGTTTTACAACCCAATTCTTTTAGGTTTAAGGCAACATTGGCAGCTCCACCAAGTTTAAACTCCTCCGCAAAAACATCCACTACCGGTACCGGAGCTTCAGGAGAAATT contains:
- the rfaE1 gene encoding D-glycero-beta-D-manno-heptose-7-phosphate kinase; amino-acid sequence: MIRFTKVRLFDLIERLKDKNIAVIGDIMADVYIWGKTNRISPEAPVPVVDVFAEEFKLGGAANVALNLKELGCKTTMFGVIGCDKSGDDLLKEFLKNGIDCSGIVRSDSRKTTTKTRIVAAGQHVVRYDRENRTPIDTDLENEIISKFRSQLHNIDALIIEDYNKGLLTENLIKSIVKICKEQNIIVTVDPKFSNINAYSGVTLFKPNLKEAEGILNRTLSGDNDLEIAGNELINLLNLDHLVITLSERGMALFEKNSKMLIIPAKSASIANVSGAGDTVIATLTIFLAAGANFQESCSLANYAASVVVEDVSVVPIQIDSLVARVNEAGVLD